The following proteins come from a genomic window of Populus alba chromosome 12, ASM523922v2, whole genome shotgun sequence:
- the LOC118044793 gene encoding large ribosomal subunit protein bL19cz, with the protein MQSLYGTLFRRQNLNISHFKSTLAYLAVTESKTHGLTLLNSNSSPPNRFPASMTQPFRSSHYFSPKFGTQTETATFLNGNGRSCRMNLSCCRSMTTVGNPAEASSEDSSAPVADVPPRIKFKRLDKTARHIMQILNKEAVEEVRGQREIPDIKPGYTVRLKVEVPENKRRVSTIIGTVIARRNAGIHTTFRLRRMVAGVGVESLLPLYSPNIKQIEVLDDRKKVRRAKLYYLRDRMNALKKR; encoded by the exons ATGCAATCTCTCTACGGCACTTTATTTCGAAGACAAAATCTAAACATCTCTCATTTCAAATCCACTTTAGCTTATTTAGCTGTTACTGAAAGTAAAACTCATGGATTAACCCTTTTAAACTCAAATTCTTCGCCTCCAAATCGATTCCCTGCGTCAATGACTCAGCCTTTTCGCTCATCTCACTACTTCTCT CCAAAATTTGGTACTCAAACGGAAACGGCGACGTTCTTGAATGGTAACGGGAGAAGCTGTAGAATGAATTTGTCTTGCTGTAGGAGCATGACAACAGTGGGAAATCCGGCTGAAGCCTCTTCAGAAGATTCGTCCGCTCCTGTTGCGGATGTTCCTCCTCGCATCAAATTCAAGAGACTTGATAAAACAGCCAGGCATATAATGCAG ATTTTGAATAAAGAAGCAGTGGAGGAAGTAAGGGGACAGAGGGAGATACCTGATATAAAGCCTGGTTATACTGTGCGACTCAAAGTG GAAGTGCCGGAGAATAAGCGGCGTGTTTCGACTATTATAGGCACTGTTATAGCTAGACGGAATGCTGGTATACATACTACTTTTAGATTAAGGAGGATGGTTGCTGGTGTTGGAGTTGAATCCTTACTTCCACT GTACTCACCTAACATAAAGCAGATAGAGGTGCTCGATGACAGGAAGAAAGTGAGGAGGGCCAAGCTTTACTATTTAAGAGACAGGATGAATGCACTGAAGAAACGTTAG
- the LOC118044850 gene encoding SKP1-like protein 11, producing MACSETTTRVLKLKTSDNEVVEVEEKAALQSEIIKSMVADGHSPDDAIPLFNVEKKTLTKIVEWLKKHASDASKDELHKWDADFLDVDTDSLYDLLRASNYLGIEVLLGQLTQKVADMITRNQHQPIKIRELFNIKNDFTPEEKEEILKENSWLI from the coding sequence ATGGCATGTTCAGAGACAACAACTAGGGTTTTGAAGTTGAAAACCAGTGACAATGAAGTTGTTGAGGTGGAAGAGAAGGCTGCCTTACAATCTGAAATCATCAAGAGCATGGTTGCAGATGGCCATAGCCCTGATGATGCGATTCCACTCTTCAATGtagaaaagaaaaccctaaccaAGATTGTGGAGTGGTTGAAGAAGCATGCGAGCGATGCATCTAAGGATGAGCTTCATAAGTGGGATGCTGATTTTTTAGATGTTGACACAGATTCTCTCTATGATCTTCTCCGAGCTTCAAACTATCTTGGCATTGAAGTTTTGCTTGGCCAACTTACACAAAAAGTTGCAGACATGATCACAAGGAATCAACATCAACCTATTAAAATCCGCGAACTCTTTAATATCAAGAACGATTTTACCCcagaggaaaaggaagaaattctCAAGGAGAATTCATGGTTAATTTGA